The Kluyvera intermedia genome window below encodes:
- the bcsR gene encoding cellulose biosynthesis protein BcsR, protein MSDNEPVKSVDSQLGYTFQNDFLALSRAFSLPNIDYTDISQREKLAAAFKRWPLLAEFAEQKAEQK, encoded by the coding sequence AATGAACCTGTGAAATCAGTTGATTCGCAACTTGGTTACACCTTCCAGAATGATTTTCTCGCGCTAAGTCGGGCTTTTTCTCTACCCAATATAGATTACACTGATATTTCCCAGCGTGAAAAATTAGCTGCCGCCTTTAAGCGTTGGCCGCTGCTGGCAGAGTTTGCAGAACAAAAAGCCGAACAAAAATAA